The genomic segment CCCGCCTGGCATAACTATCATACATGTCAAAGCTTGAACCTGAAGGAGATAAAAGCACAACATCTCCTGAAACAGCAGCTCTTTTTGCCCTTAAAACAGCATCCTCCATTTCATATGCCATCTCAGCCCCGTTTCTGCATTCATGACCAAGAGCATCCATAATTTCATGTTTTGATTCACCCAGTAAAATAAGCTTCCTGACGCGCTGCTGGATCAGGGTTTTTAATACACTGAAATCTCCGCCCTTGCTCCTTCCTCCCATAATAAGCACAACAGGAACATCAAAAGACTCAAGTGCCCTGACAACAGCATCAACATTGGTTGCTTTTGAATCATCATAATATTTAACATTGTCAATTACCGCAGCATATTCAATTCTGTGTGCCAGTCCTTTGAAATTATTTAAAGCAGACTGAATCCCTTCAGGTGTTCCGCCTGAAGCCAGGGCAGCCATACATGCAGCAGCCATGTTTTCCTGGTTATGCCTTCCAGGCAGTTTTACCTTTGAAAGATCAAATTTTATTCCTGAATATTTCCCTGATTCAAGAATCAGGTTATTATAATTTATAATAATACCCTGTTCTTCTATTTTTGGATTAATGAAAAATTTTGAGCTTTTTACCTTATGGCTTATGGAACGGACAAATAAGTCATCACCATTAAACACAGCAGTATCATCTTTTTTCTGGTTTTCAAAAATTCTGGACTTGCTTTTAACATAAGCATCAAAATTGTCATATCTGTCAAGATGATCCTGGGTTATATTAAGCAAAACAGCAGTATCAGGCCTGAAATACTGAATTGTATCAAGCTGAAAACTGCTTATTTCCACAACCAGTCTGTCAGATTTTTTTTTACCGGCAGGGTATTCAATTAAGGGGGTGCCGATATTGCCGCCGACAAATACATCTAACCCTGACTCTTTAAGCATTTCACCCAAAAGGGTTGTGGTTGTTGTTTTTCCATTAGTTCCAGTTACAGCAGTAACAGGCTCGCTGATAAATCTGGATGCAAGCTCTATCTCTCCAATAACAGGTATATTTTCTGCCTTTGCCCTGAGTATGGGTTTAAGTGTATGTGGAACACCAGGGCTTAATACAATCATCTCCGCATTCTCAAAGGTTTTACATGAATGATGCCCCAGTTCCAGTCTTATTCCAAGTTCCTTTATTTCAGGGATATATTCAGCAAAAGCATGTTCATCTTTTTGATCTGTTATTGTAACTGACTTGCCGATATTTTTAAGAAAACGGGCACAGGATAAACCAGACCTGCCGAATCCAGCAATCAGTATATTATTTTGATCTATTTTTTTCATGGATTTATCTGAGTTTTAAAGTGCTGAGTGATAATAAAGCCAGGGCAATGGATACAATCCAGAACCTGACAATAACCTTTGGTTCAGGCCAGCCTTTGAGTTCAAAATGATGATGAAGAGGGGCCATTTTAAATATTCTTCTGCCATTGGTCATTTTAAAAAAACCTACCTGAAAGATAACAGACAAGGCTTCAATAACAAATAAACCTCCTACAAGTACCAGCATGATTTCCTGTTTTGTTACTACAGCAACAGTACCTATTGCACCGCCCAGGGCAAGGGAACCCACATCTCCCATAAATACCTGTGCCGGGTAAGAATTAAACCACAAAAAACCCAGGCCGCAGCCAGCCAGAATCCCGCAGAAAACAGAAACCTCTCCGCTTCCAAGGATATATTTGATCTGTAAATAAGCAGCTATATGCTTATGCCCTGTAACATAGGCAAAAATCATGTATGCAGCTGATGCTACAATTACAGGCCCAATGGCAAGACCGTCAAGACCATCTGTGAGATTGACAGCATTAGATGTGCCTACAATTACAAGAGCGGCAAAAAAAATATATCCCCAGCCCAGATCAGGCTGAAAATTTTTAAAAAAAGGAAATGATACATGGGTATCAAACCCTGGATGAATATAGAGCAGGATTCCTGCAAAAAAAGCCAGTCCTGTCTGCATTAAAAATTTTTCCTTTGCACTCAGGCCCTTGCTCCTTTTTCTTATCTGCATCCGATAATCATCAATAAAACCTATAAGCCCGTACCCCATCGTAATCAAAAGTATTATCCAGACATAATAATTTGTCAGATCCATCCATAAAAGAGAGGATACCATAGCGGAAAAAAGGATTAATGTTCCGCCCATTGTAGGTGTTCCTGCTTTTTTAAGATGTGTCTCAGGCCCGTCATCCCTTACAAACTGACCAACCTGCATCTGTCTTAATTTTTTGATAAACCAGGGACCGACGATAAAACAGATAAGAAATGCAGTCAGACTGGCATAAATTGTTCGAAATGTAATATATCGAAAAACATTAAAAATAGTAAATTGTGTATGAAGTGGATATAAAAAGTGATACAGCATAGTATTTTAATTATCAATTATCAATTATCAATTATCAATCAGCCCATTCCCGAATGGAGTTTACCACTCTTTCCATAGCCATACCCCTGGAACCTTTAACTAAAACCTGATCATTTGGCAAAAGGATGTTTTTCAATTCCTGAATAATGTCCTGCACAGAACCTTGAAAAATATCTTTTGAATCCATATGATTTTTTATTGCGCCCTGTGCAACATAACCTGAAAAACTGCCTGATACAAAAAGTTTTGAAACCCCTGTTTTGGCTGCTTCTTCCCCTATTTCTTTGTGCATGGATTCAGCATGTTCTCCAAGTTCAAACATATCTCCGATCACCAGGATATTTCGTTTACCATCCTGCTTTAATTTGTGAAAAGCTGTGATAGCTGATTTCATGGATTCAGGATTTGCATTGTATGTATCATCAATCAGGATAATACCTTTTTGGGTTTTTAATATATTCATCCGGCCTTTAACCGGCTTAAAACTTTCAAGACCTGCCTTGATATCCTGAATTGATATACCCATAATACTTCCTGCTGCTGCTGCTGCAAGGGCATTGGAAATCATAAACCTGCCCTGTGCCCTAAGATTTACCTGAACCTGGTCTTTATTAAGGTTTAAGTTAAAAGAAACCCCTGCCAGGCTTTCTTTTACCTGATGTTCTTTAATGCAGTCTGCTTTTATACCGGCTTTATCTGACAGGCCAAAAAATACAACTGGATGGGGCAGATTTTCCGCCAGTTTCAAGGTTCTGGGATCATCAGCATTTAATACTGCCGTACCCCCCGGCTTTAAACCCTGAAGCAGCTCGCCTTTGGCATACATAACAGCATCCATTGATCCAAGCTCGCCTATATGGGCAGGCCCGATGTTTGTTATTATGCCGATTTCAGGCTGGCAGATATCTGCAAGTCTTTTTATTTCTCCAGCATGGTTCATTCCAAGTTCCAGCACTGCCCACTCATGTTCAGGTCCCAGGTTAAAAAGAGTCAGGGGCAGACCGATTTCATTGTTATAATTTCCATAAGTTGACAAAGTATTAAACCTTTGTTCAACAATTGCAGAACACATGACACGGGTTGTAGTTTTTCCATTAGAACCTGTTATAGCAGCAGTACGGGCAGAAGAACGATTGAGATTAAACCTCCCAAGGCTTCCTAAGGCATGTATGGTATCTTTAACAACAATACAGGCAATACCGGCATTTTTCCATTGTTCCCAGGGCAGTTCATTTACTTTATCCCTGTTAATCATCAACCCCCTGATACCTTTTTTAACTGCGTCTTCTGCAAATTTATGACCGTCATGATTATGGCCTTTAATAGCAGCAAAAAAATCTTTTGATTCTATATTCCTTGAATCAATGGAGATTTTTAAAAAAACCATTTCACTGTCTCCGCAGAGCAGTTCACCGTCTGCGGCCTTGAGAATCTCAGAAACTTTCCATTTAAAGGGCTTCATATATATTCCAGTGCCTTTTGGGCTTCTTTTCTATCATCAAAAGACAAGGTTTTTGTGCCAATAATCTGATATGTTTCATGGCCTTTACCTGCAATCAATACAATATCCCCTGGACTTGATATTTTAACTGCCAGGTTTATGGCTTTTCTTCTGTCTGGTTCTATTAAATATCCTTTTTCATCAAAACCTGATAAAATCTCTGGATATAAATACTCTTTTAAGCATACTTCATGAATACCTGGCAGTATGTGGTTAATAATTGTTCCAGGATCTTCACTTCTGGGATTATCTGATGTTACAATGGAAATATCTGAAAAAGATGCTGCCATCCTTCCCATTTGAGGCCGTTTATTTTTATCTCTGTCTCCTCCGCATCCAAAAACACAGATAATTTTACCTGTTCCAAGTGCTTTAAGGGTTGAAAGTACATTTTCAAGAGCATCGGGAGTATGTGCATAGTCCACATAAACAAAACGCTCCTTTGTATTGAAAACAGCCTCAATGCGTCCTGAAACTGATTTTAGGGATTCAATCCCGGCTTTTATAAGATCAGGCTCAATCCCCAGAGCAGCACCAGTTCCTGCTGCACAAAGGATATTTTCAAGATTGTAATCACCTGTTAAAAAAGATTTAAAATTAAAATTCCCGCCAGGCAGCGAGATATTGCCTGTAATACCATCAAGACCAAATTGAAAATTTTTTGAGTTTACCATATTTTCCTGTGAATAACCAGCAGTAATACATGGCATTTTAAGATTTCTTAAAAGTTCTTTTCCTTTCAGGCTGTTGCAGTTTATTACTCCTGTTTTTTGCTGTTTTTTGGATTGTAAATAAATATATTCTGTAAACAATCTTTGTTTTGACTGCCAATAAGACTCCATATCCTTATGATAGTCAAGATGATCCTGGGTCAGATTAGTAAAAACTCCTATATTAAAATGACAGCCATCCAGCCTGTGCAGGTCTATGGCATGGGAAGAAGCTTCCATAACCACATGAGTTACTCCATTTTCTTTCATTATGGAAAGAATCTTTTGAAGATCAAGCGACTCAGGAGTTGTTACAGGATTTCTAAAGCTTTTGCCCATATAGTGCCAGTCAATGGTTCCGATTACACCAGTATTAAATCCTGCAGATACAAGAATCTTTTCAATTAAAAAACTTGTGGTTGTTTTGCCGTTTGTACCTGTAATTCCTATTAAAACAATATGTTCTGAAGGATTACCGTAAAATTGCGCTGAGATTATACCCATGACTTTCCTGGTATTGTCAACCTCAATAACCACAGCATCTTTTTTAACAGGCTTTTGCACCAGAACTGCAGCAGCTCCCCGGTTAAGTGCATCATCAATATAATCATGTCCATCAGACTTAAAACCAGGTATTGCAATAAATAAACCCCCTGGCAGCACTTCCTGGGAATTGTAGTGTATTGAGCTTATATTAATATCAGAGGCATTGAAAAAACTGCCTGCACTTGCCCCATTAATGTTTTTAACAGATATTGTTTTTATTAAATGTGATAATTTCAAATGATTACCTTAATTATTTTTCTGCAATTAAACCTTTTAAATCCTTTTGTGAAGGAACGTTCAAATAATTGAGAACCTCTCTTGCAATCTCTCTGAAAACCGGAGCTGCAACAACCCCTCCATAATGATTTTCCTGGGGTTCATCAATAATAACTGCTATTGCAAGCTGGGGGTTTTCAACAGGCAGAAACCCTGCAAAAGATGCAATATAATTCTCTTTTGTATAAACCCCTTTTTCAGCTTTATCTGATGTTCCAGTTTTTCCGCACACTGAATATCCATCCAGGCTTGCTTTTACACCAGTTCCCCCGGTTTCCACAACAGTTCTCATCATATTTGTAATTGTTTCAGCAGTTTTTTCAGATATTGCCTGTCTGAGTTTTTCAGGGCCGAATTGTTTAATATATTCTCCGCTTTTATCTGTAATAGCCTGCACAATATAAGGCTTCATTACTGCACCTTTATTTGCAATAGTTGAAACCCCTGAAACAAGCTGAAGTGCTGATGCGGAAATCCCATGCCCAAATGAGATTGCTCCAGCATCAATCTCTGACCATTTTTCATAAGGAGATAACAAACCTGATGTCTCTCCCGGGCAGTCAATACCGGTTTTGGATCCAAAACCAAATCTGGACAAGGTACTGTAAAGTGATTTTGGACCTATCATCTCTCCCATTTTTATAGCCCCGATATTGCTTGAATATTTGATTATTTTCTCAACAGTAAGCCATCCGTGGGAATGGGTGTCATGTACTGTGTCTTTTCCTATCTGATAACTTCCATTTTCACAGAAAAAAATGGTGTCAGGGGTGCATCCGCCTGATTCTATTGCAGCAGCAGCACTGAATATCTTCATGGTTGACCCTGGCTCAAAAGGATCTGTAATACACCTGTTGCGCCAGTATTCTTTATTATACAGATTAAAAGAATTAGGATTAAAAAGAGGATAATTTGCAATTGCCAGTATTGCCCCTGTTTTGGGAACCATGACAACAGCCATTCCAGATTTTGCAGAAAACCTTGAAACTCCTGCCCCAAGATGCTTTTCTGTTATATATTGTATTGTCCGGTCAATAGTAAGAATTATATTATTACCATTATAACTGGAATACAGTCCTTTACCTGCCTCAAAATTGTTACCAAGAGCATCTTTTAGTACTTTTAATTGAAAATCCTCAGCCTTTAGATATGCATCATAATAAAATTCAAGTCCCTCAAGTCCATGATCGTCAACGCCTGTAAAACCCAGAACCTGTGCTGCCAGAAAACGGCTGGGATAATAACGGGTGTGTTCAGGAATAAAATCAATACCATAAAGATTAAGGTCTCTGACAGATTTTTCTTCTTTAGGGGTTACCTTGCGTTTTATCCATATAAAAGGCCGTCTTGAAATCAGCTTCAGTCTCAGCGATCTCTGATCCATATTTAAAATTGAAGCCAGGGAAACTGCAGCATCTTCAGTATTTTTGATATGAGCAGGATATGCTCCAATGGAAGTAACATCAATACTGACAGCCATTTCCCTTTTTTTGCTGTCATATATTGTTCCCCTTTTTCCACGAATGGTCAGAGTCTTTTCATACTGATTTGCAGCTTTCTGGGAAAGCCAGGGACTGCAGTAAACCTGCAGATAAACTGCCTTTACAGTAATAATAAGAAATAAAAACACAAAAAAGAATCTGACAAAAGAAATTCTGAAATTTATGCTTTTCTTTTCAATATAATTCATTGGCAATATTTATCTTTTGATTTTCTCCAGGGGTTACAAGCCCAAGCTGATATTTTGCTATTCTTGCAATGCGTTCAGGGGATTTCAGGCGCTCAAGCTCTATCTTTAAAGTATTCTGGATGCTTATCTGTTTGTGATATTCCTCTGTTTCTATTGAGATTTCATATCCAGTACGGACACACTGCATCCTGCACCAGGTATAAACAAGTAGCTGTAAAATAAATATTATCATAATAATAATCCAGGACACAGCTTTTTGAAATGTATTATTAAAAACCATATTGCCTATATCTTCTCTGCTGCCCTCAGCCTTGTACTCCTTGACATGGGATTTTGGTTTATTTCATCCTGTCCAGGCATAACCGGTTTACGGGTAAGAATCTTTAATTTTGGGGATTGATGGCAAACGCATTGGGGAAAAACTGGAGGGCAGGTGCATCCTTTTGCTAAAGATTTAAGCTGATGCTTTACAATCCGGTCTTCAAGAGAATGAAATGACAGAATGCAGAGCCTTGCTTTGGGATTCAATAAACCAGGAACCTGTTCCATGAATGTTTCCAAATTTTCAAGCTCCCTGTTTACAGCAATCCTGAGTGCCATAAATACCTTTGTAGCTGGATGAATATAACGGGAACCTTTTTTATTTTTTGGACAAACCCTGGAAACAATTTCAGCAAGATCTGCGCTTGAATTTACAGGTTCTTTTTTTCTTGATTTAACAATTTCACGGGCTATGCGCCTTGCCCTGGTCTCTTCACCATATTTCCAGAAAATATTTCCAAGTTCATTTTCCTTTAAGGTGTTTACAAGTTTATGTGCTGTAAGATCGTTATTTATATTCATCCTCATATCAAGAGGTTCATCATTATTAAAACTAAAGCCCCGGCCGCTGTGTTTTATATGATGAAGGGAAAGACCCAGGTCTGCAATAATCCCGTCAACGCCTTTAATATTCAAGGAGTTTAAAATTTCAGGAAGGTCTGTAAAATTTGCATGAAACAGCCTGATATTTTTTTCAAATTCTTTTAATCTTTTCCAGCCGTATGCCACAGCATCTTTATCCTGATCTATACCTATCAGCAATCCTTGACTGCCTGTTTTTTCAAGAATTGACAGGCTGTGGCCTGAACCTCCCAGAGTGCAGTCAACATATATTTTTCCCGGCCTGCAGTTTAAAAAAAAGATAACTTCTTTTAACATTACAGGAATATGATTATATAATAAATCAGGTTTATTCATTTTTTTGAAAAATCTTTATTATCATATCAACAGCTATTTCAAGCTGCATCCTCAATGCACCCAAAGGAAATTTTTCACCAAAAATAACAACTATCAGAAAATCCTCAGTAATTTTCCTGAAAAATACACTCACATCCTGGCCTTTATGAAAAAGTGATGGAAAATCTTCTTCACCTACAAGTTTAGCCATAGTAGTAACAGCAGCATAATTAGCTGATGAAAGGGCTGCCAATGCATACAAATCCCTGTCATGCCTCTGGTCATCATATTTTGAAATAATATTCCCATACATATCAATCAGCAGGATACTCTGCATACCTTCTCTAATCAGCTCTTTATCCAAAACCTGTTCAATTTGTTCAAGCTGTTCCGGTTCCAGGGTATATGAATCATCAATAACAATATCTACATCATACATTGCGCCCAATTCTTTCACCTCCTGTCTCAGCGTTTCTTGTATTCACATAAGTAAGATAGCAGTATCCGCCGCAAGGCAGTATCATGAAGATCAATTAACCGCAAGATTTATTGCCTGGTGGTGTCAATATCTAAAAAATGTTCATTAAAGTTTTTATCATGGGTCATTTTTTTTAAAAATCCATGAATAAACTCAGAATCTATTTTAGGACTGAGAAAATAATCCCCGCGGTAAACAGTACGGATTCCATCTATTATGTTTTGAGCCAGTGTAGGTTTTAAAACATATCCTAATGCTCCTGATACAAATGCCTGATAAACGTAAGCATCTTTTTTATATATGGAAAGAATTATTATCCGGGTGTTTGAGCCTGTATTTTTAATAACACGGGCTGCGTTCAACCCGCTTAAACGGGGCATGGCAATATCAATAACAGCAATATCAGGACAAAGAGCCATTATTTTTTTAACAGCCTCAGCTCCGTCAGCAGCTTCATCTAATACATCAATATCAGATTGTTCTTCAAGGGCTTTTCTGATCCCTTTACGAACCATCTCATGATCGTCAGCAATTAATACCCTTATTTTTGCCATTCCTGATATCCTTAAATAATTTCAGTTTAATATTATTTTGATTGTAGAATGGCATCCTGTACAAATCAATTAGGCAGGTGAAGTATTAAAGGGTAGAAAATTCCTACTTTTATCTTATTTAAAGTTTTTTATATAATTAAATATTTTATTCCTCCCATAATTCAGGACCAATAATCCCTATTTTGATAGCATATTTAACCATTGATACCATATTATGAATATCAAGTTTTTTCATTGTATTGGCACGATGCTTTTCAACTGTTTTTGAGCTTATGCACAATATATCTGCTATTTCCACACTTGACTTGCCTTCAACAAGGAGTCTGAATACCTGCTGCTCGCGCTCTGATAAAAGATCATATCCGCTTAAAGAAGGTTTTTCTGTCCTGCTTTTTAAAAAAGCTGTTATTATCTTGGAATTAATTTTTGAACTTAGAAAATATTCCCCTTTATGCACAGATCTTATGGCTTCAAGTACCTCCGAAGTTGGAGAAGCTTTCAATACATAGCCTAAAGCACCTGCACCTAGAGCCTGATGAACATATGCATCTTTTTTGTGCATTGAAAGCAGCACTACCTGGGTATCAGGCGATGCCTCTTTTATAAGACTTACTGCTTCAAGACCGTTTAAATTAGGCATTGCAATATCAATAAGAGCTACATCAGGGCTGACATTTTTCACCTTTTTAACAGCCTGCATCCCATCGCTTACTTCAGCAATGACCTCCATATCAGGCTGTTCTTCAAAAAGGTTTCGCAAGCCTTCCCTTACTACAGCATGATCATCTGCAATCATAATCTTAATCTTAGACATAAAAAATCCCCCTCTAGGAAACAGGTATTGCAATTCTTATGGTTGTTCCTCTGCCTTTTTCAGAACGAATATCAACCTGTCCTTTTATAGAAACTGCTCTTTCCCTCATTCCAATAAGTCCAATACCTCCTGAACGTTTATCAATATCAAATCCTGTTCCATTATCCTTAACCATTAAAATAGCTTTAGGATAACTATAAGTCAGCATAACATCAACATTGTCAGCTTTTGAATGTTTTACAACATTATTAAGGCTTTCCTGGAATATCCTGTAAAATACCAGCTCTATTTCAGGACAAAGCCTTTTTTTAAACCCTACAGCCTGGAAATTAATATTAATATCTGACCGCTGTTCACTAAATTCTTTTATATACCATTCAAGGGTAGGCACAAGCCCGAGATCATCAAGAAGATCTGGTCTCAGATCTGAGGATATGCTCCTGATCTTATCTCCCAGATTTTCAATAAAAATAATAAGGTCGTCAATATGTTTTCTCTGGCTTACCATGTCCTGGGGCATGGAATTTAACAAGGTTTCCACTCCCATATGAAGGGCAGCCAGAGTCTGCCCAAATTCATCATGAAGATCTTGTGCCAGCTTTTTCTGAGCATCTTCAATCCCGCTTATAAGTTTTCTTGACAAATGCCTGATCTCTTTTTCAGCTTTTTCCCGTTCTGTAATCTCATTTTCAAGAAGTTCATTGGCTGCTGCCAGTTCAATAGTATGTTTTTTTTCCAGTTCATTGAGTTTTTGAAGGGTTTCCATTAACTTGTTATATGAATTTGCAGGAAATCCTTCATTTTTTCCTTCTGTTTTCTTTCTGTTTACAGCTTCATCAGGAATATCGTCTTCCAGGTCATTAACCTTTTGAAGAGCTTCAAACATTTTATTAAATGATCCGTCATGAGAATCATCATCAAGCTCATCAAGTTCATCAATAGAATCCAGAATTGATAGAACATTGTTTTTTTTATCAATATGAGGAAGTCCTGTTTTGTTGAATTGTTTTAAAGAAAAAACAAGAACAATAATGGTCATTCCCAGCAATAATAATAAAAATGCTGATACAAAACGATTAATCCTTTTTTGTACCAGTAAATCAGGATCAAAATCCTTATCAACAATTGAATTGTCATTTTGATCCACAAGGATATGCTGCTTAAAATCAGAAACTAATTCCATTGTTTCATAAATAAGCACTCCCATTGAAAATATTAATAAAAAAGAAAATGCAGCCAGGCATCTGACACCTGTTTCAGATTTAAGCCATTTCATAAAAAATAGTTTCCCCATCCTTTTTTATTAATTAAAATATACAAGTCTTATAAATATTAGAATATCAGATATTATTAATTATTAAATGATTTTAAGTATAATTGCAAAAGAAAACTTTCATATCCAAATATATATGATAATTTTTTAAAATCTTTCAAATATTTATCTTTTTTTCATATTTTTATCAAACAATCTCATTGACATAAAACCATCTATCTGTAATTTAATAAAATTTTATTAATATAATTACATCTTAATGGAGGGTGAAATATGACACAAAATAGAATCTATAATTTCAATGCCGGGCCTGCTGCCCTGCCTTTGCCTGTATTGGAGGAAATACAGGAATCTTTTCTCAATTTTGCAGGTTCCGGCATGTCCATAACAGAAATAAGCCACAGATCAAAATGGTTTGATGATGTAATAAACGATGCTGCTGAACGTACTAAAAGACTGCTG from the Desulfonema limicola genome contains:
- a CDS encoding UDP-N-acetylmuramoyl-L-alanyl-D-glutamate--2,6-diaminopimelate ligase; the encoded protein is MKLSHLIKTISVKNINGASAGSFFNASDINISSIHYNSQEVLPGGLFIAIPGFKSDGHDYIDDALNRGAAAVLVQKPVKKDAVVIEVDNTRKVMGIISAQFYGNPSEHIVLIGITGTNGKTTTSFLIEKILVSAGFNTGVIGTIDWHYMGKSFRNPVTTPESLDLQKILSIMKENGVTHVVMEASSHAIDLHRLDGCHFNIGVFTNLTQDHLDYHKDMESYWQSKQRLFTEYIYLQSKKQQKTGVINCNSLKGKELLRNLKMPCITAGYSQENMVNSKNFQFGLDGITGNISLPGGNFNFKSFLTGDYNLENILCAAGTGAALGIEPDLIKAGIESLKSVSGRIEAVFNTKERFVYVDYAHTPDALENVLSTLKALGTGKIICVFGCGGDRDKNKRPQMGRMAASFSDISIVTSDNPRSEDPGTIINHILPGIHEVCLKEYLYPEILSGFDEKGYLIEPDRRKAINLAVKISSPGDIVLIAGKGHETYQIIGTKTLSFDDRKEAQKALEYI
- the murD gene encoding UDP-N-acetylmuramoyl-L-alanine--D-glutamate ligase; translated protein: MKKIDQNNILIAGFGRSGLSCARFLKNIGKSVTITDQKDEHAFAEYIPEIKELGIRLELGHHSCKTFENAEMIVLSPGVPHTLKPILRAKAENIPVIGEIELASRFISEPVTAVTGTNGKTTTTTLLGEMLKESGLDVFVGGNIGTPLIEYPAGKKKSDRLVVEISSFQLDTIQYFRPDTAVLLNITQDHLDRYDNFDAYVKSKSRIFENQKKDDTAVFNGDDLFVRSISHKVKSSKFFINPKIEEQGIIINYNNLILESGKYSGIKFDLSKVKLPGRHNQENMAAACMAALASGGTPEGIQSALNNFKGLAHRIEYAAVIDNVKYYDDSKATNVDAVVRALESFDVPVVLIMGGRSKGGDFSVLKTLIQQRVRKLILLGESKHEIMDALGHECRNGAEMAYEMEDAVLRAKRAAVSGDVVLLSPSGSSFDMYDSYARRGEDFCRIVRHLAGKS
- the rsmH gene encoding 16S rRNA (cytosine(1402)-N(4))-methyltransferase RsmH, translating into MNKPDLLYNHIPVMLKEVIFFLNCRPGKIYVDCTLGGSGHSLSILEKTGSQGLLIGIDQDKDAVAYGWKRLKEFEKNIRLFHANFTDLPEILNSLNIKGVDGIIADLGLSLHHIKHSGRGFSFNNDEPLDMRMNINNDLTAHKLVNTLKENELGNIFWKYGEETRARRIAREIVKSRKKEPVNSSADLAEIVSRVCPKNKKGSRYIHPATKVFMALRIAVNRELENLETFMEQVPGLLNPKARLCILSFHSLEDRIVKHQLKSLAKGCTCPPVFPQCVCHQSPKLKILTRKPVMPGQDEINQNPMSRSTRLRAAEKI
- a CDS encoding UDP-N-acetylmuramoyl-tripeptide--D-alanyl-D-alanine ligase, with the translated sequence MKPFKWKVSEILKAADGELLCGDSEMVFLKISIDSRNIESKDFFAAIKGHNHDGHKFAEDAVKKGIRGLMINRDKVNELPWEQWKNAGIACIVVKDTIHALGSLGRFNLNRSSARTAAITGSNGKTTTRVMCSAIVEQRFNTLSTYGNYNNEIGLPLTLFNLGPEHEWAVLELGMNHAGEIKRLADICQPEIGIITNIGPAHIGELGSMDAVMYAKGELLQGLKPGGTAVLNADDPRTLKLAENLPHPVVFFGLSDKAGIKADCIKEHQVKESLAGVSFNLNLNKDQVQVNLRAQGRFMISNALAAAAAGSIMGISIQDIKAGLESFKPVKGRMNILKTQKGIILIDDTYNANPESMKSAITAFHKLKQDGKRNILVIGDMFELGEHAESMHKEIGEEAAKTGVSKLFVSGSFSGYVAQGAIKNHMDSKDIFQGSVQDIIQELKNILLPNDQVLVKGSRGMAMERVVNSIREWAD
- a CDS encoding response regulator; the protein is MAKIRVLIADDHEMVRKGIRKALEEQSDIDVLDEAADGAEAVKKIMALCPDIAVIDIAMPRLSGLNAARVIKNTGSNTRIIILSIYKKDAYVYQAFVSGALGYVLKPTLAQNIIDGIRTVYRGDYFLSPKIDSEFIHGFLKKMTHDKNFNEHFLDIDTTRQ
- a CDS encoding septum formation initiator family protein, giving the protein MIIFILQLLVYTWCRMQCVRTGYEISIETEEYHKQISIQNTLKIELERLKSPERIARIAKYQLGLVTPGENQKINIANELY
- a CDS encoding response regulator, translated to MSKIKIMIADDHAVVREGLRNLFEEQPDMEVIAEVSDGMQAVKKVKNVSPDVALIDIAMPNLNGLEAVSLIKEASPDTQVVLLSMHKKDAYVHQALGAGALGYVLKASPTSEVLEAIRSVHKGEYFLSSKINSKIITAFLKSRTEKPSLSGYDLLSEREQQVFRLLVEGKSSVEIADILCISSKTVEKHRANTMKKLDIHNMVSMVKYAIKIGIIGPELWEE
- a CDS encoding peptidoglycan D,D-transpeptidase FtsI family protein produces the protein MNYIEKKSINFRISFVRFFFVFLFLIITVKAVYLQVYCSPWLSQKAANQYEKTLTIRGKRGTIYDSKKREMAVSIDVTSIGAYPAHIKNTEDAAVSLASILNMDQRSLRLKLISRRPFIWIKRKVTPKEEKSVRDLNLYGIDFIPEHTRYYPSRFLAAQVLGFTGVDDHGLEGLEFYYDAYLKAEDFQLKVLKDALGNNFEAGKGLYSSYNGNNIILTIDRTIQYITEKHLGAGVSRFSAKSGMAVVMVPKTGAILAIANYPLFNPNSFNLYNKEYWRNRCITDPFEPGSTMKIFSAAAAIESGGCTPDTIFFCENGSYQIGKDTVHDTHSHGWLTVEKIIKYSSNIGAIKMGEMIGPKSLYSTLSRFGFGSKTGIDCPGETSGLLSPYEKWSEIDAGAISFGHGISASALQLVSGVSTIANKGAVMKPYIVQAITDKSGEYIKQFGPEKLRQAISEKTAETITNMMRTVVETGGTGVKASLDGYSVCGKTGTSDKAEKGVYTKENYIASFAGFLPVENPQLAIAVIIDEPQENHYGGVVAAPVFREIAREVLNYLNVPSQKDLKGLIAEK
- a CDS encoding roadblock/LC7 domain-containing protein; this translates as MYDVDIVIDDSYTLEPEQLEQIEQVLDKELIREGMQSILLIDMYGNIISKYDDQRHDRDLYALAALSSANYAAVTTMAKLVGEEDFPSLFHKGQDVSVFFRKITEDFLIVVIFGEKFPLGALRMQLEIAVDMIIKIFQKNE
- the mraY gene encoding phospho-N-acetylmuramoyl-pentapeptide-transferase; protein product: MLYHFLYPLHTQFTIFNVFRYITFRTIYASLTAFLICFIVGPWFIKKLRQMQVGQFVRDDGPETHLKKAGTPTMGGTLILFSAMVSSLLWMDLTNYYVWIILLITMGYGLIGFIDDYRMQIRKRSKGLSAKEKFLMQTGLAFFAGILLYIHPGFDTHVSFPFFKNFQPDLGWGYIFFAALVIVGTSNAVNLTDGLDGLAIGPVIVASAAYMIFAYVTGHKHIAAYLQIKYILGSGEVSVFCGILAGCGLGFLWFNSYPAQVFMGDVGSLALGGAIGTVAVVTKQEIMLVLVGGLFVIEALSVIFQVGFFKMTNGRRIFKMAPLHHHFELKGWPEPKVIVRFWIVSIALALLSLSTLKLR